From Pararhodobacter zhoushanensis, the proteins below share one genomic window:
- a CDS encoding aldehyde dehydrogenase family protein: MHDYFPIDRPGGFFATASGGLGYGLPAAVGAALTGQDRPVVAIMGDGSSLYSIQALWSAAEYDADVCFLILNNGGYAALKGIAEQTQAQAIAGVEIGHLDFVAIAQAQGVPALRCADPGALPAAIKDVLARKGPRLLEVMIGQTPEPSTDQREETPMNVMNNPTASRGAGGLKSPEKFFINGQWVDPLSKSMIEVVSPMTEEVILRYPEAGTADMDRAVNAARHAFDEGPWPRLSPSERARYLRKIARNIEDRLDDIVEAWVAQVGVPVMLAKKLAPQNAQLFDYYADVIESYPFVDARKRADGGTTRVVQEPVGVCAAISPWNAPMVLLTYKIAAGLAAGCTFVAKPSPETPLEAYIMAECIEKAGLPAGVFNLVPAGRESGDYLIRRPQVDKVAFTGSTAAGKHIAGVCAERLARVSLELGGKSAAVLLPDADFSKAMMPLMMYSMPISGQVCFSLTRILVPEARKQEFLDMFVPAVQSIKLGDPADPSTQMGPLTMDRQRERVEGYIRAGLDGGARLMCGGGRPAGRDKGYFIEPTVFADVTPGMKIFQEEIFGPVVSVIGYRDEEDAARKANDSVYGLAGAVFSQDPERAYSFARRVQAGNMSVNSMIVDITMPFGGFKQSGMGREGGLEGLGNYLETKSIHMG; the protein is encoded by the coding sequence TTGCACGATTATTTCCCCATCGACCGGCCCGGCGGCTTCTTCGCCACGGCCTCGGGCGGCTTGGGCTATGGACTGCCCGCCGCCGTGGGGGCCGCGCTGACCGGGCAGGACCGCCCGGTGGTGGCGATCATGGGCGACGGGTCGAGCCTGTATTCGATTCAGGCGCTGTGGTCGGCGGCGGAATACGACGCGGATGTCTGCTTTTTGATCCTGAACAACGGCGGCTACGCGGCCCTCAAGGGCATTGCCGAACAGACGCAGGCGCAGGCGATTGCCGGGGTCGAGATCGGGCATCTGGATTTCGTCGCCATCGCACAGGCACAGGGCGTGCCCGCGCTGCGCTGCGCCGATCCGGGCGCGCTGCCCGCCGCCATCAAGGACGTGCTGGCGCGCAAAGGGCCGCGCCTGCTGGAAGTCATGATCGGGCAAACGCCCGAACCTTCAACAGATCAACGGGAGGAAACACCGATGAACGTGATGAACAACCCCACCGCATCGCGCGGGGCAGGCGGGCTCAAGTCGCCCGAGAAATTCTTTATCAACGGCCAGTGGGTCGATCCGCTGTCCAAGTCGATGATCGAGGTCGTCTCGCCGATGACCGAAGAGGTCATCCTGCGCTACCCCGAGGCCGGCACCGCCGACATGGACCGCGCCGTCAATGCCGCGCGCCATGCGTTTGACGAGGGCCCCTGGCCGCGCCTGTCGCCTAGTGAGCGCGCGCGCTATCTGCGCAAGATCGCCCGCAACATCGAGGACCGTCTGGACGATATCGTCGAGGCCTGGGTCGCACAGGTCGGTGTGCCGGTGATGCTGGCCAAGAAACTGGCGCCGCAGAACGCGCAGCTGTTCGACTATTATGCCGATGTGATCGAAAGCTATCCCTTCGTCGACGCCCGCAAGCGCGCCGATGGCGGCACCACGCGCGTCGTGCAGGAGCCGGTCGGCGTTTGTGCCGCGATCTCGCCGTGGAACGCGCCGATGGTGCTGCTGACCTACAAGATCGCCGCCGGGCTGGCGGCGGGCTGCACCTTTGTCGCCAAACCCTCGCCCGAGACCCCGCTCGAGGCCTATATCATGGCCGAATGCATCGAAAAGGCCGGGCTGCCGGCGGGCGTGTTCAACCTCGTCCCCGCCGGGCGCGAGAGCGGCGATTACCTGATCCGCCGTCCGCAGGTCGACAAGGTGGCTTTCACCGGCTCGACCGCCGCGGGCAAGCATATCGCCGGCGTCTGTGCCGAGCGTCTGGCGCGGGTGTCGCTGGAGCTGGGCGGCAAATCCGCCGCTGTGCTGTTGCCGGACGCCGATTTCAGCAAGGCGATGATGCCCTTGATGATGTACTCGATGCCGATCTCGGGGCAGGTCTGCTTCTCGCTGACGCGCATTCTGGTGCCCGAGGCGCGCAAGCAGGAATTCCTCGATATGTTCGTGCCTGCGGTGCAGAGCATCAAGCTGGGCGATCCGGCGGATCCGTCCACCCAGATGGGCCCGCTGACCATGGATCGCCAGCGCGAGCGGGTTGAGGGCTATATCCGCGCGGGCCTCGATGGCGGCGCACGGCTGATGTGCGGCGGCGGGCGTCCGGCGGGGCGTGACAAGGGGTATTTCATCGAGCCCACCGTGTTCGCCGACGTGACCCCCGGCATGAAGATTTTCCAGGAGGAAATCTTTGGCCCGGTCGTCTCGGTCATCGGCTACCGCGATGAGGAAGACGCGGCGCGCAAGGCCAATGACTCGGTCTATGGTCTGGCCGGGGCGGTCTTCTCGCAGGACCCCGAGCGCGCCTATTCCTTTGCCCGCCGCGTGCAGGCCGGGAACATGAGCGTCAACAGCATGATCGTGGATATCACCATGCCGTTCGGCGGGTTCAAGCAGTCCGGCATGGGCCGCGAAGGCGGGCTTGAGGGGCTGGGCAACTATCTGGAAACCAAGTCCATCCACATGGGCTGA
- a CDS encoding DMT family protein, with translation MTSPALLPILLLICSNVFMTFAWYGHLKFANKPLMIVILVSWGIAFVEYCFAVPANRIGHHVYSAAELKVMQEVITLTVFVVFSVTYLGERITMNHLVGFGLIFAGAFFIFKGPFN, from the coding sequence ATGACGTCTCCGGCCCTGCTTCCGATCCTGCTGTTGATCTGTTCCAACGTCTTCATGACCTTCGCGTGGTATGGCCATCTGAAGTTCGCCAACAAGCCGCTGATGATCGTGATTCTGGTCAGCTGGGGCATCGCCTTTGTCGAATATTGCTTCGCTGTCCCCGCCAACCGCATCGGTCATCACGTCTATTCGGCGGCCGAACTGAAGGTCATGCAGGAGGTCATCACGCTGACGGTTTTCGTCGTCTTCTCGGTCACCTATCTGGGCGAGAGGATCACGATGAACCACCTTGTCGGCTTTGGACTGATTTTCGCCGGGGCCTTCTTTATCTTCAAGGGCCCCTTCAACTGA
- the blaOXA gene encoding class D beta-lactamase, which translates to MRAIFLALSLCLASPALAQVDTLCTLALDAGTGAVLLEEGDCDSRVTPASTFKLPLAVIGFDTGFLQDPLQPVLSFQPADPDWGGENWRRDTTPTDWLLYSVVWYSQRITRALGADTLTRYARAFGYGNADFSGDAGYDNGLERAWIASSLLVSPREQADFLRGLVTDSLPVSARAMANTRASTQQHQIDGWVIHGKTGGAYPRRADRSFDYARGWGWYVGWAERGDQSVVFVRLTRTQTRQTESPGIMARAAFLDGWPALVQRLSLD; encoded by the coding sequence ATGCGCGCGATCTTCCTTGCTCTGAGCCTGTGCCTCGCCTCTCCGGCGCTGGCGCAGGTTGATACGCTCTGCACGCTGGCGCTGGACGCGGGCACCGGCGCGGTGCTGCTGGAAGAGGGCGACTGCGACAGTCGCGTCACCCCGGCCTCGACCTTCAAGCTGCCCTTGGCGGTGATCGGCTTCGACACGGGCTTCCTGCAAGACCCGCTGCAACCGGTCCTGTCCTTCCAGCCCGCAGACCCCGACTGGGGCGGCGAAAACTGGCGGCGCGACACCACGCCCACCGACTGGCTGCTCTATTCCGTGGTCTGGTACTCGCAACGCATCACCCGCGCGTTGGGCGCCGACACGCTGACCCGCTATGCCCGCGCCTTTGGCTATGGCAACGCGGATTTCAGCGGCGACGCGGGTTACGACAACGGGCTGGAACGCGCGTGGATTGCCTCATCGCTGCTGGTCTCGCCGCGCGAGCAGGCCGACTTCCTGCGCGGCCTTGTCACCGACAGCCTGCCCGTCAGCGCGCGGGCCATGGCCAACACCCGCGCCAGCACGCAGCAACACCAGATCGACGGCTGGGTGATCCACGGCAAGACCGGCGGCGCTTATCCCCGCCGCGCCGACCGCAGCTTTGATTACGCACGCGGTTGGGGCTGGTATGTTGGCTGGGCCGAGCGGGGCGATCAGAGCGTGGTCTTCGTCCGACTGACCCGCACGCAGACCCGGCAAACAGAGTCGCCGGGCATCATGGCGCGTGCAGCGTTTCTGGACGGCTGGCCTGCGCTGGTCCAACGCCTGTCGTTGGACTGA
- a CDS encoding TRAP transporter large permease, with protein sequence MAYTDLIAVVGFLALFGMMALRVPIGVAMGLVGVFGFAAVRGINPALNLLATSPIRVITDFNLTLVSFFILMGIFATNSGISRELFRAGNAWLGQFKGGLGLSTIAACGGFAAICGSSVATAATMTKIALPEMRRFGYKDDAASGVIAAGGTLGILIPPSVVMVVYAYITETDVGKLFIAGIVPGILAITMYMAALLIGHRKSLPAGTPFNLGEAMRSMAGIWAVVLLFVMVIGSIYWGVATPTEASAIGALLTMIVGIVRGRLTFRQIVDSLTEALRTSVSVYTVLIGAILFGYFLAITQSPQKLTAWLVALDYGPMGTLALILLVFVIAGCILDSMAMIILMVPIVYPVIVHLGFDPIWFGIIIVMTAELGLITPPVGINVYVINMIAKDVKLPVIFRGVLPFIAADVLRLGILVAFPAIVLWLPRTMG encoded by the coding sequence ATGGCCTATACCGATCTGATTGCCGTTGTCGGCTTCCTTGCGCTGTTCGGCATGATGGCGCTGCGCGTGCCGATTGGCGTGGCGATGGGGCTGGTGGGGGTGTTTGGCTTTGCCGCGGTTCGCGGGATCAATCCGGCGCTGAACCTGCTGGCAACCTCGCCGATCCGCGTGATCACCGACTTCAACCTGACGCTGGTCAGCTTTTTCATCCTGATGGGCATTTTCGCCACCAACTCGGGCATCAGCCGCGAACTGTTCCGAGCCGGGAACGCGTGGCTCGGGCAGTTCAAGGGCGGGTTGGGCCTGTCCACCATCGCCGCCTGTGGTGGCTTTGCCGCGATCTGCGGCTCGTCCGTCGCCACCGCCGCGACGATGACCAAGATCGCCCTGCCCGAGATGCGCCGCTTTGGCTACAAGGACGACGCGGCCTCGGGCGTGATTGCTGCGGGCGGCACGCTGGGCATCCTGATCCCGCCCTCGGTGGTGATGGTGGTCTATGCCTACATCACCGAAACCGATGTGGGTAAGCTGTTCATCGCCGGGATCGTGCCGGGCATTCTGGCGATCACCATGTATATGGCCGCCCTCCTGATCGGTCACCGCAAATCCTTGCCAGCGGGCACGCCGTTCAATCTGGGTGAGGCCATGCGCTCCATGGCCGGGATCTGGGCGGTTGTGCTGCTCTTCGTGATGGTGATCGGCTCGATCTACTGGGGTGTTGCCACCCCGACCGAGGCTTCGGCCATCGGGGCGCTGCTCACCATGATCGTCGGCATCGTGCGCGGGCGCCTGACGTTCCGCCAGATCGTCGACAGCCTGACCGAAGCGCTGCGGACCTCGGTCTCGGTCTACACCGTCCTGATCGGCGCGATCCTGTTTGGCTATTTCCTGGCGATCACCCAATCGCCGCAAAAGCTGACCGCGTGGCTGGTGGCGCTGGATTACGGCCCGATGGGCACGCTGGCCCTGATCCTGCTGGTGTTCGTGATCGCGGGCTGCATCCTTGATTCCATGGCGATGATCATCCTGATGGTGCCGATCGTCTATCCGGTGATCGTGCATCTGGGCTTTGATCCGATCTGGTTCGGCATCATCATCGTGATGACCGCAGAACTGGGGCTAATTACGCCACCGGTGGGGATAAACGTCTATGTGATCAATATGATAGCCAAGGACGTCAAACTGCCGGTGATCTTCCGTGGGGTGCTGCCGTTCATTGCAGCCGATGTGCTCAGGCTGGGGATACTGGTGGCTTTCCCGGCGATTGTGCTTTGGTTGCCGCGCACGATGGGGTGA
- a CDS encoding TRAP transporter small permease, with protein sequence MVKILENFCRIVEMLAGLLLGLCTILIVASAIGRYALTSPIPDSFDVSRLLLGACIMWGFASVGYRGGHITVDLFVEMMPERVRRWVELLAWLVLLFFVILLTWKMFTRVESAMRSNEATFDLRFPVWPLMALIWAGTAISIVTITVRMFLLATGKADPEFERDAAQKVD encoded by the coding sequence TTGGTCAAGATCCTCGAAAATTTCTGCCGGATCGTGGAAATGCTGGCCGGGCTTTTGCTTGGCCTCTGCACGATCCTGATCGTCGCGTCCGCGATTGGACGTTATGCCCTAACCAGCCCGATCCCTGACAGTTTCGACGTCTCGCGCCTGTTGCTGGGAGCCTGCATCATGTGGGGCTTTGCCTCGGTCGGGTATCGCGGCGGGCACATCACCGTTGACCTGTTTGTCGAGATGATGCCCGAACGCGTGCGGCGCTGGGTCGAGCTGCTGGCATGGCTGGTGCTGCTGTTCTTCGTCATCCTGCTGACGTGGAAAATGTTCACCCGCGTTGAAAGTGCCATGCGTTCGAACGAGGCGACATTTGATCTGCGCTTTCCGGTCTGGCCGCTGATGGCGCTGATCTGGGCCGGCACAGCGATCAGCATCGTTACCATTACCGTGCGGATGTTCCTGCTGGCGACCGGCAAGGCCGATCCTGAATTCGAGCGCGACGCCGCGCAAAAGGTGGACTGA
- a CDS encoding TRAP transporter substrate-binding protein, whose protein sequence is MNTRTLATATAVALCLGQTALAQDYTLSLAHWVPGTHPLQTLGIEPWIQSISEASGGRIAIDIFPAQQLGAAADHYDMARDGIADIAFINPGYQPGRFPILAAAELPFLFANATGAVRGLTEWYQNYDDQEMSETYFCMALTHDPGTMHGKSPILVPEDVRGHTVRPANATEARFVNLLGGASVQVPAPAMREALSNGTADITQSPWESLYIFGADSLVTHHLDMPFYASINAFVMNRGMIDGLPEDLRQVMMDHCTPEMAEQMSTGWAGAEAAGRERIAADPAHTMHTPNAEQVAMWQEAAAPLTEEWLALMESQGQDGAAIMQGLRDSLARYDGLYGE, encoded by the coding sequence ATGAACACCAGAACCTTGGCAACTGCCACGGCCGTTGCTCTATGCCTTGGCCAAACGGCTCTCGCACAGGACTACACGCTCAGCCTCGCGCATTGGGTGCCCGGTACGCACCCGCTGCAGACGCTGGGAATCGAGCCGTGGATCCAGTCGATTTCGGAGGCGTCGGGAGGGCGCATCGCGATCGACATTTTCCCGGCACAGCAGCTTGGCGCGGCAGCAGACCACTATGACATGGCCCGCGACGGCATCGCCGACATCGCCTTTATCAACCCGGGCTATCAGCCGGGCCGCTTCCCCATTCTGGCCGCGGCCGAGCTGCCGTTCCTGTTCGCCAACGCAACGGGCGCGGTGCGGGGCCTGACCGAGTGGTATCAGAACTACGACGATCAGGAGATGTCCGAGACCTACTTCTGCATGGCCCTGACCCATGATCCGGGAACCATGCACGGCAAGTCCCCGATCCTGGTGCCCGAAGACGTGCGCGGCCACACCGTGCGCCCGGCCAACGCCACCGAAGCACGGTTCGTGAACCTGCTGGGCGGCGCCTCGGTTCAGGTGCCCGCCCCTGCGATGCGTGAGGCGCTGTCGAACGGCACCGCCGACATCACGCAAAGCCCGTGGGAGTCGCTCTATATCTTCGGCGCCGACAGTCTGGTCACGCATCACCTCGACATGCCCTTCTACGCGTCGATCAACGCGTTCGTCATGAACCGCGGCATGATCGACGGGCTGCCCGAGGATCTGCGTCAGGTCATGATGGACCATTGCACACCCGAAATGGCCGAGCAGATGTCAACCGGCTGGGCGGGTGCTGAAGCTGCGGGCCGTGAACGCATCGCCGCCGATCCGGCGCACACGATGCACACCCCCAACGCCGAGCAGGTCGCGATGTGGCAGGAAGCTGCAGCACCGCTGACCGAAGAATGGCTGGCGCTGATGGAAAGCCAAGGCCAGGACGGCGCAGCGATCATGCAGGGCCTGCGCGACTCGCTGGCGCGGTATGACGGCCTCTACGGCGAGTGA
- a CDS encoding thiamine pyrophosphate-requiring protein — MKVGEAIAEILKREGVEMVIGYPVNHVLEYAAMADIRPIIVRQERTGAHMADAISRMTSGAKIGVFVMQSGPGAENTYGAIAQAFAESVPLLVMPGGYHRRLAHVSPNYNSTLSMRDITKSAEPINDAREIPSIMRRAFSRLKNGRGGPVLVEIPNDIWNDDVPEPLNYTPVLRTRYGPDPAAVVQAVDLLAGAKRPVIYAGQGVHYAKAWPQLKALAERLSIPVCTSLEGKSAFPEDHQLALGSGGAALPLTVRHFLDTADVIFGIGCSFTETAFGVEMPLGKRVIHATLDPDHVNKDIEAEIALVGDAALMLDAVLAEIDARRLPTPDPRAVADEIQRVRAPWMKKWMVKLKSDEAPFRPYRVLWDLQHTVDVANTIITHDAGSPRDQLSPFWVSTTPLSYIGWGKSTQLGYGLGLAMGAKLACPDKLCINVWGDAAIGFTGMDFETAVRERIPILSILLNNHSMAMELPIMPVSTEKYRSTDIGGDYAAFARAMGGYGERITEVAEIIPAIKRGIAATEAGQPALLEFITCQEIESSKYPRGSGSLYP; from the coding sequence ATGAAAGTCGGAGAGGCAATCGCCGAAATTCTCAAACGCGAAGGCGTTGAGATGGTCATCGGCTATCCGGTCAATCACGTGCTCGAATACGCCGCAATGGCCGATATCCGGCCGATCATCGTGCGGCAGGAACGCACCGGCGCGCATATGGCTGATGCCATCAGCCGGATGACCAGCGGCGCGAAAATCGGCGTGTTTGTCATGCAGTCGGGCCCGGGGGCCGAGAACACCTATGGCGCCATCGCGCAGGCTTTTGCGGAATCGGTGCCGCTGTTGGTCATGCCGGGCGGGTATCACCGGCGGCTGGCGCATGTCTCGCCGAACTATAATTCGACGCTCTCGATGCGCGACATCACCAAATCGGCCGAGCCGATCAACGATGCCCGCGAGATCCCCAGCATCATGCGCCGCGCCTTTTCGCGGCTCAAGAACGGGCGCGGCGGTCCGGTTCTGGTCGAAATCCCCAACGACATCTGGAACGATGACGTGCCTGAGCCGCTGAACTACACGCCGGTCCTGCGCACCCGCTATGGCCCCGATCCGGCGGCGGTGGTGCAGGCCGTTGACCTGCTCGCCGGGGCGAAACGCCCGGTGATCTATGCGGGGCAGGGTGTGCATTACGCCAAAGCCTGGCCGCAGCTCAAAGCACTGGCCGAACGGCTGTCGATCCCGGTCTGCACCTCGCTCGAAGGCAAAAGCGCGTTTCCTGAGGACCACCAGCTCGCGCTCGGCTCGGGCGGTGCGGCCCTGCCGCTGACCGTGCGGCATTTCCTCGATACGGCGGATGTGATCTTCGGTATCGGCTGCTCATTCACCGAAACCGCCTTTGGCGTCGAGATGCCGTTGGGCAAGCGGGTGATCCATGCGACACTGGACCCCGACCACGTCAACAAGGATATCGAGGCCGAAATCGCGCTGGTCGGTGACGCCGCGCTGATGCTCGACGCCGTTCTGGCCGAGATCGACGCCCGCCGCCTGCCGACCCCCGACCCGCGCGCCGTGGCCGACGAAATCCAGCGCGTCCGCGCGCCGTGGATGAAGAAATGGATGGTCAAGCTCAAGTCCGACGAGGCGCCGTTCCGCCCCTACCGCGTGCTCTGGGACCTGCAGCACACCGTCGATGTCGCCAACACCATCATCACCCATGACGCCGGCAGCCCCCGCGACCAGCTCTCGCCCTTCTGGGTCTCGACCACGCCGCTCAGCTATATCGGCTGGGGCAAATCCACCCAGCTTGGTTATGGTCTGGGGCTGGCGATGGGCGCGAAACTGGCCTGCCCGGACAAGCTGTGCATCAACGTTTGGGGCGATGCGGCGATCGGCTTTACCGGCATGGATTTTGAAACGGCGGTGCGCGAACGCATTCCGATCCTGTCGATCCTGCTGAACAACCACTCGATGGCAATGGAACTGCCAATCATGCCGGTATCGACGGAAAAATACCGCTCGACCGACATCGGCGGTGACTATGCCGCCTTTGCCCGCGCCATGGGCGGCTACGGCGAACGCATCACCGAGGTGGCCGAGATCATCCCGGCGATCAAACGCGGCATCGCGGCGACCGAGGCGGGGCAACCCGCGCTCTTGGAGTTCATCACCTGCCAAGAGATTGAATCGTCGAAATATCCGCGCGGCAGCGGGAGCCTGTATCCGTGA
- a CDS encoding FAD-binding oxidoreductase, translating into MNLTHTITALQGLLGERLTTANAVRDHHSRDTGWHAAAMPDAVAFPRTVGEVQEIVRLCVENDVPMVPYGAGSSMEGHTIPARGGITIDTREMNQILEIRPQDGLAVVQSGVTRKQLNTELRATGLMFSVDPGADASLGGMASTRGSGTMAYRYGTMRDNVLALKVVTPDGKLVKTGSRARKSSTGYDLTHLFVGAEGTLGVITELTVRLHPIPEAISSAVCAFPDAASAVETVIEAVQYGVPMARVEFLDAVAVAGVNAYSKTTMKVAPTLMFEFHGTDAWVAEQAQIVAGIAADHGAEDFVWTADAEERTKLWQARHDLYWATKAIRPGSELYTGDICVPISELAGQIEAARADIEDSFLLGQIIGHVGDGNYHAAYIIQPDDARELAEAERLAERLVERALTVGGTASGEHGIGTGKLKFLRAEHGDAAVDLMKTLKSAIDPKGLMNPGKLGQGG; encoded by the coding sequence GTGAACCTGACCCATACGATCACCGCGCTGCAAGGGCTGCTGGGCGAGCGTCTGACCACCGCCAACGCCGTGCGCGACCACCACAGCCGTGACACCGGCTGGCACGCCGCCGCGATGCCCGACGCTGTCGCGTTTCCGCGCACGGTCGGTGAGGTGCAAGAAATCGTGCGCCTTTGCGTCGAAAATGATGTGCCCATGGTGCCCTACGGTGCGGGTTCGTCGATGGAGGGCCACACGATCCCCGCGCGGGGTGGCATCACCATCGACACCCGCGAGATGAACCAGATCCTTGAAATCCGGCCCCAAGACGGGTTGGCGGTGGTGCAATCAGGTGTCACGCGCAAGCAGCTGAACACCGAATTGCGCGCGACGGGCCTGATGTTCTCGGTTGATCCGGGCGCGGATGCGTCACTGGGCGGCATGGCCTCGACCCGCGGGTCGGGGACGATGGCCTACCGCTATGGCACGATGCGCGACAATGTACTGGCGCTGAAAGTGGTGACGCCGGACGGCAAGCTGGTGAAAACCGGCAGCCGGGCGCGGAAGTCCTCGACCGGCTATGATCTGACGCATCTCTTTGTCGGGGCCGAGGGCACGCTGGGTGTGATCACAGAACTCACCGTGCGCCTGCACCCGATCCCCGAAGCGATTTCTTCGGCCGTTTGCGCCTTTCCCGATGCCGCCAGCGCGGTCGAAACCGTGATCGAGGCGGTGCAATACGGCGTGCCCATGGCACGGGTCGAGTTTCTGGACGCCGTCGCTGTGGCCGGGGTGAACGCGTATTCCAAAACCACGATGAAGGTCGCGCCGACCCTGATGTTCGAATTCCACGGCACCGATGCCTGGGTTGCCGAACAGGCGCAGATTGTCGCCGGGATCGCCGCCGACCACGGTGCCGAAGATTTCGTCTGGACCGCGGATGCCGAGGAACGTACGAAACTCTGGCAAGCGCGGCATGATCTCTACTGGGCGACCAAGGCGATCCGCCCGGGCAGCGAGCTCTATACCGGCGATATCTGTGTGCCGATTTCGGAATTGGCCGGCCAGATCGAAGCGGCGCGTGCCGATATCGAGGACAGCTTTCTGTTGGGTCAGATCATCGGCCATGTCGGTGACGGCAATTATCACGCGGCTTATATCATCCAGCCCGACGATGCCCGCGAGTTGGCCGAGGCCGAGCGTCTGGCCGAGCGTCTGGTCGAGCGTGCCCTTACCGTCGGTGGCACGGCGAGCGGCGAGCACGGGATCGGCACCGGAAAGCTGAAATTCCTGCGCGCCGAGCACGGGGATGCGGCGGTCGATCTCATGAAGACGCTGAAATCAGCGATCGACCCGAAAGGGTTGATGAACCCGGGGAAGTTGGGTCAGGGGGGCTGA
- a CDS encoding chemotaxis protein CheD codes for MKQPLQHWPPGFQTRTVAVIRGDFQVSSDPSVVLSTVLGSCVSVCMFDPGAKIGGMNHYLLAEGTESDASSLKYGAHAMELLINNLLKQGAKRGTLRAKVFGGSRMTGRFADIGPRNAEFALRYLAAEDFDVQSHDLGGNAARRVNFHPVTGYARVIHTAPDEETTVTPARVPLRPPASRTEGITLF; via the coding sequence GTGAAACAGCCCTTGCAACACTGGCCACCGGGCTTTCAAACCCGCACCGTCGCGGTCATTCGCGGGGATTTCCAAGTCTCGTCGGACCCGTCTGTTGTTCTGTCAACGGTTCTGGGGTCGTGCGTATCCGTTTGCATGTTCGATCCCGGCGCGAAGATAGGCGGGATGAACCACTACCTGCTGGCCGAAGGGACGGAGTCTGACGCAAGCAGCCTGAAATACGGGGCGCACGCAATGGAACTTCTGATTAACAACTTGCTCAAACAAGGAGCCAAGCGCGGCACCTTGCGTGCAAAGGTGTTTGGCGGCAGTCGAATGACCGGACGGTTTGCCGATATCGGCCCGCGCAACGCCGAATTTGCGCTGCGCTATCTCGCGGCCGAGGATTTCGACGTTCAGTCGCACGATCTGGGCGGCAATGCCGCTCGGCGTGTGAATTTCCACCCTGTGACGGGGTATGCCCGCGTCATTCATACCGCACCCGACGAAGAGACCACGGTCACGCCAGCGCGCGTACCCCTGCGGCCGCCAGCGTCGCGCACTGAAGGTATCACACTGTTTTAG
- a CDS encoding CheB methylesterase domain-containing protein has protein sequence MSDLCADLTATFNAVEHRPPTLALIAPELVALPEFEMMEMLFRSLSVRWMPLVFGRSNAPRLGTQLVADLSGDDASLQQNLRARLASGNAPMPRANTGLLRSVGQSADEGVILIGSSTGGIDALLQVLGSFPEDCPPTLIVQHTGGAFSSGLARLFDRNVAPQVREARDGEPLRRGSVLLAPGSDQHLVLHTRQGQSCRLVDGPRVSGHRPSVDALFASAVPIAKKVTAAILTGMGRDGADGMLALRQAGARTIGQNRATSVVYGMPGQAAELGAVGSELPIGDIGPALLRAAQRKTA, from the coding sequence GTGTCCGACCTTTGCGCTGACCTGACCGCGACATTCAACGCCGTCGAGCACAGGCCACCCACGCTGGCTCTCATCGCGCCAGAACTGGTGGCACTGCCTGAGTTTGAAATGATGGAGATGCTCTTCCGTTCGCTTTCGGTACGATGGATGCCTCTGGTGTTCGGTCGCAGCAATGCACCGCGTTTGGGCACTCAACTTGTTGCTGATCTCTCTGGTGATGACGCTTCGCTACAGCAGAACCTGCGGGCTCGGCTTGCGTCCGGGAACGCGCCGATGCCGCGGGCAAACACAGGATTGCTGCGTTCTGTAGGGCAATCTGCTGACGAGGGAGTGATCCTGATCGGTTCGTCAACCGGTGGGATTGACGCGCTTCTCCAGGTCCTTGGCAGCTTTCCCGAAGATTGCCCGCCAACTTTGATCGTGCAGCATACTGGTGGAGCCTTCAGCAGTGGGCTTGCCCGCCTGTTCGACCGAAATGTCGCCCCACAGGTCCGCGAAGCGCGCGACGGCGAGCCCCTGCGGCGTGGATCGGTTCTGCTGGCACCGGGTTCGGACCAACACCTCGTCTTGCACACGCGACAAGGTCAGTCCTGTCGTTTGGTTGACGGCCCGCGCGTCAGCGGCCATCGACCGTCGGTCGATGCGCTTTTTGCGTCAGCGGTTCCGATCGCTAAAAAGGTTACAGCCGCAATCCTGACCGGGATGGGCCGCGATGGTGCCGACGGAATGCTTGCGCTCCGCCAAGCCGGCGCCCGGACCATTGGCCAGAATCGTGCCACCTCGGTGGTCTACGGCATGCCCGGTCAAGCCGCTGAACTGGGCGCTGTCGGGAGCGAACTGCCAATTGGTGACATCGGGCCCGCACTACTGCGAGCCGCGCAGAGGAAAACGGCGTGA